The genome window CTTCGCGGATGTGGTCGAACAGGTATTGCCGGGCCTTGAACACCACCTCTTCGTCGAAATCCAGCTGGTTGGTGCGCACGCACGGGCCGGCTTGCAGCACCGACGACATATTGTGGTACCAGCTGGGGCGTACGTCCGGCTCGTCCCAGTTCACCGCCCAGCCGTAGTCGGCGGGGTAGATGTCGCTGGTCAGGCGTTCTTCGTAACCGTGCAGTTGGTCGGGGCCGCAGAAGTGCATCTTGCCCGACAGCGCGGTGCGGTAGCCGAGGCGGCGCAGGTAGTGGGCGTAGGTCGGCACATCGGCGGGGAAATCGGCGGCGTTGTCGTAGGCGCCGATCTTGCTCGGCAACTGGCCGCTGACCAGGGTGAAGCGCGACGGTGCGCACAGCGGGCTATTGCAATACGCGGCATCGAACACCACGCCCTGTGCGGCGAGGCGGCTCAGGTTGGGCAATTTGATCGGGGAAGGTCCGTAGAACGGCAGCATCGGCGCGGCCATTTGATCGGCCATGATGAAAAGAATGTTCTTGCGCTTCATGATCTATCGGCATTCCATAGGCGGTGTTTATGCGAATGAGCATGCAGCCCATGAAAAGTGGGGTAAAGCCCATGAAAGGCAATGTCTAGGATAAGCACCGCTTATGTATGAAGCCCTTGGCGACCTGTCCCTCGATCTGCTGCGCGCGTTCGAAGCGGCGGCACGCCACCGCAGTTTTACCGCCGCTGCAATGGAACTGGGCACCACCCAGCCCGCGATCAGCCAGCAGATCAAGCGCCTGGAAGAGCAACTGGCGATCCGCCTGTTTGATCGCATCTACCGTGGCATTGAATTGACCGATGCCGGCGCCCTGTTGTTCGAGCATGTGCAGGGCGGTTTGCAAGGCATCAACCAGGGGCTGAGCCTGATCACCCAGCAGGACCAGCATGAAGTGCTGCAAGTAGCCACCGACTTCGCCTTCGCCGCCTATTGGCTGATGCCGCGTTTGCACCGCTTCCACCAGGCCAACCCCCAGGTGGACGTCAGCCTGGTGACCAGCGAGCGCAACCACGCGACCTTGCGCAGCGATATCGACGTGGCGGTGCTGTTTGGCGACGGCCGTTTCAAGCAGGGCGACAGCCTGTGGCTGTTCAACGAGGAAGTGTTCCCGGTGTGCAGCCCGCAGTGGCTCAAAGAACAGGCCACGCCGCTGACTGTACAAAATCTGCACGATTTCCCGCTGCTGCACCTGCGCCAGGAAAACAACAGCCAGTGGTTCGACTGGAGCGGCGTGTTTCGCGAACTGGGCATCACCACCGCGCCCACCCCCGGCCAGTTGCGCTTCGATAACTACACCCTGTTGATCCAGGCTGCGATTGCCGGCCAGGGCGTGGCCATCGGCTGGCGCCATCTGGTGGACAACCTGCTGGAACAGAACTGGCTGTGCCGGCCGGTGAGCGACACGGTGATCTCACGTTTCGGCTATTACGTGGTGCAACCCCAGCGCAAACGCCGAGGGCAGTTGGTGGAGCGTTTCGTCGACTGGCTGGTGGCCGAGCAGGCCAGCAGCGCACAGTCGCTGACCGGGCTGGCCCTGCCGTCGATTGCGGTCTAGCATCTGGCGCATATTGGATCCGGAGTCCGTCATGCAACGTATCAAGGGCTATCACGCCCATATCTACTTCGACGCGAACACTATCGAACAGGCGCGCACCTTGTGCGAAGACGCCGCCAAACTGTTCCCGCTGCGCATGGGCCGTGTGCATCAACGGCCGGTAGGGCCGCACCCGGACTGGAGCTGCCAGTTGGCGTTCGACCCGGAATACATCGGTGTGGTGCTGCCGTGGCTGGTGATCCATCGCAATGGCCTGGTGGTGTTCCTGCACCCCGATACCGGCGATGACCTGAAGGACCACACGGACTATGCCGTCTGGATGGGGGCGATGCGGGAGCTGAACTTGTCAGCCTTTTCTTAAAGTTAATCCCTAAATATGGGATAGTCATTTATATATTGAGACTTTCTCCTTCGTAGGTTTATATTCGCTGCATCCGCTCAGAACTCAGGTGAAGCGATGCAGGCGCAATTGATCGCGCTCGATTGGGGAACCAGTTCCCTTCGTGCTTATAAACTCGGCCCCGCTGGCACAGTGCTGGAACAGCGCTCACTGGCGTGGGGCATCATGCATTTGCCCAATGAACCCCGGGACATTGCTGGCGTGCGTTGCAGCGATGGCTTCGAGTTGGCGTTCGATGCCGCGTGTGGTGACTGGCTCGACGCCGAGCCCGGTTTGCCGGTGATTGCCTGCGGCATGGTCGGCAGCGCCCAGGGCTGGAGCGAAGCGGCTTATCGCAATACCCCTGTCGATGTCGCCAGCCTCGGCCAGGCGCTGCATAAAGTGCGCAGCCTGCGTGGCGTGGACGTGCATATCGTGCCGGGCGTGATCGAGCAGGTCGGCTTGCCCAACGTGATGCGCGGCGAAGAAACCCAGGTGCTGGGCGTGTTGCAGGGGCTGGGCACCGACGCATTGATCGGCCTGCCCGGCAGCCATTCCAAGTGGGTGGAGGTGGTCGATGGCTGCATCATCCACTTCGACACCTTCATGACCGGCGAGCTGTTTGCGGTGTTGAGCAAGCACAGTCTCCTCGGACGTACCCAGCAACACTCCGCACAATTCCAGGCCGACGCCTTTGACCGAGGCGTGCAGGTGGCGTTGTCCAAAGACGGCCAGCGCGGCGTGCTGTCGACGCTGTTCAGTGCGCGCACCCTGGGCCTCACCGCCGAACTCAGCCCCGAGCAGCAGCCCGATTACCTCTCCGGCTTGCTCATCGGCCACGAACTCGCCGGCCTGCCCGGCAGTGCCCGACACAAGCCGATCATCCTGGTCGGCGCCGCGCCCCTCTGCGCCCGCTATCAACGCGCCCTCGCCCTCTGCGGTTTCGCCCACGTCAGCCTGGCGCAAGAAGCCACCGAGCGCGGGTTGTGGCAATTGGCGGTAGCGTCCGGGCTCACTCAACCTGTATTGGAGGCCTGACATGCTCAAGCA of Pseudomonas azotoformans contains these proteins:
- a CDS encoding choline sulfate utilization transcriptional regulator, whose protein sequence is MYEALGDLSLDLLRAFEAAARHRSFTAAAMELGTTQPAISQQIKRLEEQLAIRLFDRIYRGIELTDAGALLFEHVQGGLQGINQGLSLITQQDQHEVLQVATDFAFAAYWLMPRLHRFHQANPQVDVSLVTSERNHATLRSDIDVAVLFGDGRFKQGDSLWLFNEEVFPVCSPQWLKEQATPLTVQNLHDFPLLHLRQENNSQWFDWSGVFRELGITTAPTPGQLRFDNYTLLIQAAIAGQGVAIGWRHLVDNLLEQNWLCRPVSDTVISRFGYYVVQPQRKRRGQLVERFVDWLVAEQASSAQSLTGLALPSIAV
- a CDS encoding DOPA 4,5-dioxygenase family protein, with the protein product MQRIKGYHAHIYFDANTIEQARTLCEDAAKLFPLRMGRVHQRPVGPHPDWSCQLAFDPEYIGVVLPWLVIHRNGLVVFLHPDTGDDLKDHTDYAVWMGAMRELNLSAFS
- a CDS encoding 2-dehydro-3-deoxygalactonokinase — its product is MQAQLIALDWGTSSLRAYKLGPAGTVLEQRSLAWGIMHLPNEPRDIAGVRCSDGFELAFDAACGDWLDAEPGLPVIACGMVGSAQGWSEAAYRNTPVDVASLGQALHKVRSLRGVDVHIVPGVIEQVGLPNVMRGEETQVLGVLQGLGTDALIGLPGSHSKWVEVVDGCIIHFDTFMTGELFAVLSKHSLLGRTQQHSAQFQADAFDRGVQVALSKDGQRGVLSTLFSARTLGLTAELSPEQQPDYLSGLLIGHELAGLPGSARHKPIILVGAAPLCARYQRALALCGFAHVSLAQEATERGLWQLAVASGLTQPVLEA